TCGAGGATCTCGTCGGCGTGGTAACCGGCCAGCGGCACCTCCGAGGTGCCCACCAGGTACATGTCGTCGGCCTCGAGCCGGTACACCTCGTCGGCGTGCGCACCGAGGAAGCCGGTGCCGCGCATCACCTCGGGGCGCACCAGCACCGGCGGGATCATCAGCGTGAAGCCGTTGCGGATGGCCACCTGGGTGGCGAGTTGGAGCAGACCGAGCTGCAGCTGGGCACCCGCACCGGTCAGGAAGTAGAACCGCGAACCCGACACCTTGGCACCGCGTTCCATGTCGATCAGGCCGAGGGACTCGCCGAGTTCCAGATGGTCCTTGGCGTTCTCGATGGCCCGCGGCTCGCCGACGGTGTCGAGCACGACGAAGTCGTCCTCGCCACCCGCGGGCACGCCCTCGATGATCACGTTGCTCAGGGCCATGTGCGCGGCGATGAACGCCTTCTCGGCCTCGACCTGCGCGGCCTCGGCGGCCTTGACCTGCTCGGCGAGATCCTTGGCCTGCTGCAGCAGCGCGGGCCGCTCGTCGCGGGACGCCTTGCCGACGAGCTTGCTCGCGGCCTTCTGCTCGGCCCGCAGATTGTCGGCGGCCGACACCGCCGAGCGGCGTGCCGTGTCGGCGGCCAACAACGCGTCGACGAGCGCCGGGTCCTCGCCGCGGGCGCGTTGTGACGCGCGGACGATGTC
This region of Mycolicibacterium goodii genomic DNA includes:
- the serS gene encoding serine--tRNA ligase — protein: MIDLRLLRENPDIVRASQRARGEDPALVDALLAADTARRSAVSAADNLRAEQKAASKLVGKASRDERPALLQQAKDLAEQVKAAEAAQVEAEKAFIAAHMALSNVIIEGVPAGGEDDFVVLDTVGEPRAIENAKDHLELGESLGLIDMERGAKVSGSRFYFLTGAGAQLQLGLLQLATQVAIRNGFTLMIPPVLVRPEVMRGTGFLGAHADEVYRLEADDMYLVGTSEVPLAGYHADEILDLSTGPRRYAGWSSCFRREAGSYGKDTRGIIRVHQFDKVEGFIYCKPEDAEAEHRRLLGWQREMLAAIEVPYRVIDVAAGDLGSSAARKYDCEAWVPTQQTYRELTSTSNCTTFQARRLSTRYRDENGKPQIAATLNGTLGTTRWLVAILENHQQPDGSVRVPAALVPFVGTEVLEP